Proteins encoded within one genomic window of Rhinolophus sinicus isolate RSC01 linkage group LG14, ASM3656204v1, whole genome shotgun sequence:
- the ANKRD34A gene encoding ankyrin repeat domain-containing protein 34A, with translation MLHTEGHALLRAVGQGKLRLARLLLEGGAYVNEGDAQGETALMAACRARYDDPQNKARMVRYLLEQGADPNIADRLGRTALMHACAGGGGAAVVSLLLAHGADPSVRDHAGASALVHALDRGDRETLATLLDACKAKGTEVIIITTDTSPSGTKKTRQYLNSPPSPGVEDPAPAPPSPGVCTSPSEIQLQTAGGGRGLLSPRTQEEEEKRDVFEFPLPKPPDEPSPSEPLPKPPRHPPKPLKRLNSEPWGLVAPQPVPPAEGRPGMERLTAEFNGLTLTGRPRLSRRHSTEGPEDPPPWAEKVMGGGPLSRRNTAPEAQESGLPSGLRQKLSRMEPVELDTPGNLCPDSPECSRPSLERRRYSASPLTLPPAGSAPSPRQSLESLPGAVSPLSGRRRSPGLLERRGSGTLLLDHISQTRPGFLPPLNVSPHPPIPDIRPQPGGRAPSLPAPPQAGAPASPRTKRKLVRRHSMQTEQIRLLGGFQSLGGPGEPGR, from the coding sequence ATGCTGCACACCGAGGGCCACGCTCTTCTTCGGGCTGTGGGTCAGGGTAAGCTACGCTTGGCCCGTTTGCTTCTGGAGGGGGGCGCCTACGTGAATGAGGGTGATGCCCAGGGGGAGACTGCGCTAATGGCTGCCTGTCGGGCCCGCTACGATGACCCCCAGAACAAGGCGCGTATGGTACGCTACCTCCTGGAACAAGGCGCGGACCCCAACATCGCAGACCGCCTAGGGCGCACCGCGCTCATGCACGCTTGCGCCGGGGGTGGGGGCGCCGCAGTAGTCTCGCTGCTCCTCGCCCACGGCGCAGACCCCTCAGTCCGAGATCACGCGGGCGCCTCGGCACTTGTCCACGCCCTGGACCGCGGGGACCGCGAGACCCTTGCCACGCTGCTGGACGCTTGTAAGGCCAAGGGCACGGaggtcatcatcatcaccaccgaCACCTCGCCTTCGGGCACCAAGAAGACCCGGCAGTATCTCAATTCCCCACCGTCCCCGGGGGTGGAGGACCCCGCTCCCGCTCCTCCTAGCCCGGGGGTCTGCACGTCACCTTCGGAAATCCAACTGCAGACTGCAGGAGGAGGACGGGGGTTGCTATCCCCTCGcacccaggaagaagaggagaagcgGGACGTATTTGAATTCCCTCTTCCTAAGCCACCCGATGAACCCTCCCCTTCTGAACCGCTCCCCAAACCACCCCGTCACCCTCCGAAACCACTAAAAAGGCTCAACTCCGAGCCCTGGGGCCTAGTGGCTCCTCAACCGGTCCCACCCGCAGAAGGGAGGCCGGGGATGGAGCGCCTGACCGCCGAATTTAATGGCCTGACCCTGACAGGCCGACCCCGTCTTTCCAGACGTCACAGCACCGAAGGCCCGGAGGACCCGCCCCCGTGGGCGGAGAAAGTGATGGGTGGAGGTCCCCTCTCTCGCCGAAACACCGCACCAGAAGCTCAGGAGTCTGGTCTCCCTTCAGGGCTGAGGCAGAAACTGAGCCGCATGGAGCCGGTGGAGCTGGACACCCCCGGAAATCTTTGCCCTGACTCGCCGGAGTGCAGCCGCCCGTCCCTGGAACGCCGCCGATACAGCGCCTCCCCGCTGACCCTCCCTCCGGCCGGCTCGGCTCCCTCCCCGCGCCAGTCCCTGGAGAGTCTGCCAGGGGCTGTATCTCCGCTGAGTGGGCGGAGGCGAAGTCCTGGGCTGCTGGAGCGGAGGGGCTCCGGGACATTGCTCCTGGACCATATCTCGCAAACGCGGCCAGGTTTCCTGCCCCCGCTCAACGTCAGCCCCCATCCTCCCATCCCCGACATTCGCCCCCAACCCGGAGGTCGGGCGCCTTCGCTGCCCGCCCCTCCCCAGGCGGGGGCGCCAGCCTCTCCCAGGACCAAGAGAAAGTTGGTGAGGCGCCACTCCATGCAGACTGAGCAGATCCGCCTGTTAGGGGGATTCCAGAGTCTAGGCGGGCCAGGGGAGCCAGGGCGCTGA